In Bradyrhizobium lablabi, one DNA window encodes the following:
- a CDS encoding SIR2 family protein, with protein sequence MSDGIPLIPEMPRVLRESAQRGTLIPFIGAGASRLAGCPNWSELADRALRFFVESGKFSYSQLAQVGNLTPRVKLSVALGLQAEHKLKIDFGALLAPKDGYNNALGRRLFGSLARLGKTFVTTNYDSWLDTEFSETGNVVSSPDQSVAQSSTPTRRITFDSVNDFTPANLNKPNTVFHLHGSLRNPNDLVITTKHYIQRYANDRNNLDPNKENRTLTFLEYLFANKTVLFIGYGLEERRFRLLAYSTRFVRVLSDTGLGVGNFLGHLLPLQS encoded by the coding sequence ATGAGCGACGGAATACCGTTAATTCCAGAGATGCCACGGGTGCTGCGCGAATCAGCACAACGCGGAACACTCATTCCGTTCATTGGAGCCGGCGCGTCACGACTTGCCGGCTGTCCGAATTGGTCGGAATTGGCCGACAGAGCATTGCGTTTTTTCGTTGAAAGCGGAAAGTTTAGTTACAGTCAACTTGCGCAAGTGGGAAATCTAACGCCGCGTGTGAAACTGTCGGTCGCCCTCGGGCTCCAGGCCGAACACAAGCTCAAGATAGATTTCGGTGCGCTCCTAGCTCCTAAAGACGGATATAACAACGCATTAGGCCGAAGGCTATTTGGAAGTCTCGCAAGATTAGGAAAAACGTTCGTCACAACAAATTATGATTCTTGGCTTGATACAGAATTCTCGGAGACAGGCAACGTCGTATCAAGCCCCGATCAGTCAGTCGCACAATCTTCAACACCAACGCGACGTATCACGTTTGACAGCGTTAATGATTTCACTCCCGCAAATCTGAATAAGCCAAACACCGTTTTTCATTTGCACGGCTCTCTCCGCAATCCGAACGATTTGGTCATAACGACCAAACATTACATTCAGCGGTACGCCAACGATCGCAACAATCTTGACCCAAACAAAGAAAACCGAACGCTTACGTTTCTAGAATATCTATTCGCGAATAAAACCGTTCTCTTTATCGGGTATGGGTTGGAAGAACGACGATTTCGGCTGCTCGCTTACAGCACCAGATTTGTTCGTGTACTTTCTGATACCGGTCTTGGTGTAGGAAACTTTCTTGGCCATCTGCTGCCCCTTCAGTCATAG